ATCTTCGGACTATGATGACAATACCGCCTTTGTTGAATTCCAGGTCTTCAACATCAAGTGACACCAATTCCGAACGACGGAATGCTCCGGCAAATCCAAGAAGTAAAAGTGCCCTATCTCGAACGCCAATTAGAGAATCCGGTAATCATCTTCTGAATGTTCTCAATTAACAGAGGCCTCTTCTGGTTTGGAGCCCTCGAACTATTGCTGCTCTACCGATGCCTCTACCAGGGATAGCCGGAGCGAAGGAAATGACCGGGAGACCATCATGAGTCCTCCCGGTTCCTTAATTATTTCTTCCCTATGCCTAAAAAAAACCTAACCTTATATCCTCTTGGGGTCATATGACACTATTTAAGCAGTGTCATTTTTCTCGTTATCACAGTTGGTGAACCCTCCCCTGTGCTTGCCTGGAGGCGCATGAAGTAAACTCCGGTTGTGACTTTTCTTCCGAAGTCATTCGTGGCGTCCCACTCTAATGTTTTTATACCCGGACTCTGTTCAACGTTGACAAGGGTTCGAACCCTCTGGCCGAGCAGGTTGTAAATCTCAAGGCGAACTTGAGCCAGACCAGGCAACTCATATCTAATGAGAGTTGTCGGATTAAATGGATTTGGGTAGTTTGGCAATAGGCTATAGTTGCTAGGAGATTCAAACTCAGATTCTACTGAAGTAACGATTTCCGTGGGCTGAATGAGGAGCGAGGGCGAACTTTCATTTCCATTTACATCAACCCAAGTGATACGGTAGACATATGATCCGTCTCCACCAGGGTCTGTATCAAGAAATGAGGTGGTATCCACCTCACCCGCATACAGAAAATCTGATTCAGCGGGGAACGAGGTAGTGTCCCGATATATTTGATAGTGGCTGAGGATATCACTTTCTATAGGCTCCCAATCCAGCTTGATTTTACCTTCAGGGGTATAGGTTGCTTCTGCTTGCACGCGAAGGGGAGGATCGGCTGTCCCGTTGGTCTGGCCCTCTTGTGCGACATCGAAACGTAAGATCTCGACAAATGAATGGCTGCTGCGGTTCCCTGCTTTATCTTTAAGTTCCATGGTTTGGAGCCCCCAAATACCTGGAGCAGACCCTTTGGGGAGCACAACATTGATCTCATACCGCGTCCAGGCTGTGGGGTCTCCTTCAAAAAAGAGGTTATAAAAGTTTTCGTGGTAGTGGTATTGAAAATGAGATATGCCCTGTGGATCTAACAGCCTGTAATTGACTACCCCAAGCCCAGCCAAATCATCTTTTGCATAGTATTCAATACGTACAAGCGTTTCGCCATCAGGTGCTTCTGGGTGGGTCGGTTCACCTGAAACATATATATTATTGAGGCTTAACGTAGGCCCGATATCATCTTCATTTGAGGTCTGAATGGGTATCGAGACAATAGGTTGATCACGGGTATCTTCAGAGAATCGGACCCGTGTCGTATTCAGGGCTGCATCTATCATCACCACTTCAGAAATGGCATAGACATCCGTTGGATAATATTCGGTAATCAAAAAGTCTATGGATCCGCGTTTTGTTGATTCGTTAAATTGTCCATAGGCCTCAAAGGAATAATTGAGTGAATTTAACGTTCTAATTCTTGCATAGACCCCTTGGTCAGCTCTTACCGCTCGGTCTTCGTCAACTTCCCACGATACCGTAAGTTTTTGCACATCACGATCTTGAATAAGGGTATCATTGAGGCTAAAAAAGAGACTATTCGGGACGAATTGGGGCGGGTTCACATCTTCTTGGGGGTTATCTATATACAATAGCCATCCAAAATCGTCTACCCCCTCGAAGCGCTGGTTTCCAACAAGATCTGAAACTATAATTTGGTCCGTCCGCCAGTATCCAGCTTTAGCAGATTTGGGAATCGTGATACGCCCGCTTAATTTAGCGCCGTATTGATCGGTAGGATAAAGATAGAGATCTATGAACGTACCAATTTCACTGTTTATCCTCAAATAAGCACTAGAGGCGCCATCAAAGGCTTTATCGATCAAGGTCAAATCAATTTCAATAGTGACTTCTTTATCTTCTTCGGGTTTTCCATCGACTTTAATATTAACGCTGTTAATTTTTCCTGGATAGTTATAGTCAGGCATCAGGT
The genomic region above belongs to candidate division KSB1 bacterium and contains:
- a CDS encoding T9SS type A sorting domain-containing protein, producing MKKMIETPKKVLTSIFLSGIFTLFSCIVYAQSTAVEGQISGLNASDTVRVSLGNDQYLSDLLTGAGPFRFDDVPPGHYFVKLEIAGYTLPDAKEVSVDSLGNVTGAALSFQVSPLPVDTDQYTYSWAQDNSRGGKVEQSNIVAPRIIEFLNEPTPVLDLSAAHQLLEDYNILLSDEGVSWSGEFTARLLATFKQVPLLEARLSNSKWILTDDFLANDIEIQQLGGAESAQSVSISSHAFAYAQPRKIRLDGIQGRFYSKRLHHALVSFVTQGGADEDAVEYILNQRFGVSIRIPDYAALTGEDPTRFQAFHPNELVTMINMFEELPEGLHVIPALNFLVRRVDGQTNPIYPAAPAVAWTTRGYIEFMEIGFLSDIAHLQRLILHEKSHFMWAHLFSESLRNDWIAVGGWYLNPDDPDGWSTTEQTTFVSAYAHKKNPNEDMAESISFYVLNPNKLLSRAPDKYNFIRDYIMHGTRYVAQIREDLTFEVLNLMPDYNYPGKINSVNIKVDGKPEEDKEVTIEIDLTLIDKAFDGASSAYLRINSEIGTFIDLYLYPTDQYGAKLSGRITIPKSAKAGYWRTDQIIVSDLVGNQRFEGVDDFGWLLYIDNPQEDVNPPQFVPNSLFFSLNDTLIQDRDVQKLTVSWEVDEDRAVRADQGVYARIRTLNSLNYSFEAYGQFNESTKRGSIDFLITEYYPTDVYAISEVVMIDAALNTTRVRFSEDTRDQPIVSIPIQTSNEDDIGPTLSLNNIYVSGEPTHPEAPDGETLVRIEYYAKDDLAGLGVVNYRLLDPQGISHFQYHYHENFYNLFFEGDPTAWTRYEINVVLPKGSAPGIWGLQTMELKDKAGNRSSHSFVEILRFDVAQEGQTNGTADPPLRVQAEATYTPEGKIKLDWEPIESDILSHYQIYRDTTSFPAESDFLYAGEVDTTSFLDTDPGGDGSYVYRITWVDVNGNESSPSLLIQPTEIVTSVESEFESPSNYSLLPNYPNPFNPTTLIRYELPGLAQVRLEIYNLLGQRVRTLVNVEQSPGIKTLEWDATNDFGRKVTTGVYFMRLQASTGEGSPTVITRKMTLLK